In Streptomyces sannanensis, the DNA window TCCACCCCCTCCGGCACGGACATGAACGCCGAAGGCGCGATCACCTGTGCCGTGACTCAGGGCCCGGGGAACACCTTCGGGGTCTCCGGCAGGGGATTCCCCGCCGCCGAGACGGTCACCCTCAAGAACTCCGCAGGAGCCGTGATCAACACCAGCACCACACTGCCCGACGGCTTCTTCGAGTTCACCGGAATCCCGAACGACAACTACACCGTCACCTCGAAGTTCGCCAAGGTGAGCTGCGCGAAGGCCCCCGCCCCCACCTCCACCCCCTCCGGCACGGACATGAACGCCGAAGGCGCGATCACCTGTGCCGTGACTCAGGGCCCGGGCAACACCTTCGGGGTCTCCGGCAGGGGATTCCCCGCCGCCGAGACGGTCACCCTCAAGAACTCCGCAGGAGCCGTGATCAACACCAGCACCACACTGCCCGACGGCTTCTTCGAGTTCACCGGAATCCCGAACGACAACTACACCGTCACCTCGAAGTTCGCCAAGGTGAGCTGCGCGAAGGCCCCCGCCCCCACCTCCACCCCCTCCGGCACGGACATGAACGCCGAAGGCGCGATCACCTGTGCCGTGACTCAGGGCCCGGGCAACACCTTCGGGGTCTCCGGCAGGGGATTCCCCGCCGCCGAGACGGTCACCCTCAAGAACTCCGCAGGAGCCGTGATCAACACCAGCACCACACTGCCCGACGGCTTCTTCGAGTTCACCGGAATCCCGAACGACAACTACACCGTCACCTCGAAGTTCGCCAAGGTGAGCTGCGCGAAGGCCAATGTGCCCACATCGCGGCAGTTCATAAGAAAGTACCGGCCGGGGGCCTGACGCACACACTGGTCGTGGCACGGCACGGTGAACCACGAAGCAGGGTGAACCACGAAGGGGTGTCCCGGACCCGGGACACCCCTTCGTGATTGGGGTTTACAGCCACATAGTGGTGCAATCTTCTCAGTAGATCGGAACGTCTGTGCCCGGATCCTCGAGCGGAGGCAGCCATGGCGCGGGACACACCAGGGCCTCCGGTTGATCCGTCAGCAGCGGCCGAAGGCCCCGAGCCACCGCCGAAGCCCGGTGAACGGCGGAAGCTGCTCTACGTCACGCTCCCCGGCTGCTGGGGCGCGCTCGTCCTCGCGTGCCTGTCCTTCACACCGTCGCTGCTCCCGCGCGGTGGTCTCCTCCAGGGCCTGGTCTGTGGCATCAGCGCGGCCATCGGCTACGGGCTCGGGGTACTCGCCGCGTGCATCTGGCGTGCTTTCGCCGATCGAGAGCCTCGGCCTCCGCGGCACTGGGCCTGGCCCACCCTCTTCATCAGCGCGGTCGTCCTGTTCAGTGTCTCCTTCGGGTTCGGGCAAGGAAGCCGACCACATAGCCGAGCGCGTTGACGGCCCAGTGCAGGCCCATCGGCGCCAGCAGGCTGCCGCTGCGGCGGCGCAGCTCGCAGAAGAGCACTCCGGAGGCGGCGGTGAACAGCACCGCGCCCACGACGGCAAGAGCGGCACCGAACGTGGAGTGGCCGAACACCGGCGTCAGCGCGGGCTTCACGGCCGCCAGGTGCAGCGACGGCAGGACGTGCCACAACCCGAACAGCACGCTCGACACCGCCGTCGCCCGGACCACCCCGCGGGCCCGGCGCACCAGGCCGTACAGCACGCCCCGGAAGGCGACCTCCTCCAGAAGCACAGTGCCGAGCGGGACCGTGATCAGCACACGCAGCGCCACCTCGCCACCGGTCAGCCGGCTGTAGCGCAGGTCCGCGAACAGGTCGCGGGTGAACGGCAGCAGCGCCCCCACCAGGTACACCGCACCGACCAGCCCGATCAGCGCCAGCGCCCAGCGCGTTCCCCGCCCGAGTGTGGCGGGATCCAGGCCCGCATCCGCCCACGTACCCCCCGCCCGGAAGAGCACCCCCAGCAGCAGCCCGCTGACCGCGGTCGCAGTCAGCGGCCCGAACAGGGGTGCCCAGCGGTTGTCGGCCAGGTTGGCGACGACGAGCACGGCGACGGTGATGCCCACGGCCGTGCCCGTGCCGATCCGGCGCCGATGCCCTGCCCGCGCGGAGCCGGACGCGACCACGGCGCGGTCCTCCGGATCCATGACGTGCTCCAAGGTTCAACTGCCGGCCGGGGGCGGCGGCGAGGCCTCCCCGGACTGCGCCGGGGCGGGCTCTGAGGCCATCCTGCGTCAGTCGGCCGCTACGGGCCATCGGAGCCTGAACGCAGGAACAAAAGCCGACAACCACCTCGCGAACCGCATCCTCGAACGAATGCCGGTCTCCATCCGAAATTGCTGCGCAACAGGCTGCAGTACTGCCCCGATCACATGAGGGAGTCACTCGACTGGGTGAAGCAAAGGGGCGGGCGTGCGGCCGTGTAGGTCATATGGGTGAGGGGTGCCTCCCCGAGAGGCCCCCGGAGGGAGGACATCATGTTCCGCCACTCGATACGCACGCTTCTGGTCGGCCTGTGCACGCTGAGTGCGGCGTCGCAAGCGGCCCCGGCCCTGGCCCTGGCCACCTCGGCCGAGCCCCACCAGGCGACGCACGCCGCCGCCCGGGCTCTCCGCCCGCAGACCCTCGCCGACCTCACCACCACCATGCAGGGCGAGGGGTTCGCCCACGCCGCCTACAGCCTCTACGGCACTCAAGCCGACCGTGAGGCACACCCCGCCGTCGGCCGGCTCTTCCGCGACACGGCGCGGACCGAACTGAATGAGCATCTGCACCAGGCCGCCACCCTGGCCGGCGTGGTCGGCACGAACGCGGCCAACTTGCGCCAGGCCATCAACGGGGAGACATATGAACACCAGGTCATGTACCGCCGCTTCGCGGACCAAGCCCGGCGGGACGGAGACCTGAACGCCGCCGAGCTGTTCACCGAGATCGCTGCGGACGAGGGCCGCCACCGCGATGCCTTCCGCGCCGCACTCGCGGTCGTGACCACCGGTCACGGCACCATCCCGGCGCCGCCGAAGGCCGATGTGGTGTCGGTGCCTGCCGGGCTGCCGAAGGTGAAGGCCGCCCGCACGAAGGCCAACCTGGACACCGCGATGCATGGCGAGGGGCTCGCCTACGCCAAGTACATGCTCTTCGCCGCACGCGCGAAGCAGACCGGCAACCTCGCGCTGGCCCGCCTGTGGGAGGGTACGGCCGGGGTGGAACTGCACGAGCACTTCGCCGGCGAGGCGGTGCTGGCCGGACTGGTACGCACCACGAGGGAGAACCTGCGCAAGGCCGTCGCCGGCGAGCGCAACGAGGCGACCACCCTGTACCCGGGGTTCGCCAAGCGGGCCACGGCTGCCGGCGACCCCGTCGCCGCCCGCTACTTCCGCGACACCGCTGCGGACGAGGCCCGGCACGCCACCGCCTTCCAGCAGGCACTCGACCGGACACGTTGACCACCTGGTCGGGCTGTCGGATCGGCCAGGCGGACCGTGTGCCGCCTGGCCGGTCGACGTGCGCCGCCCGTCCGCCCGCGCCGGCTTACCGCGTGGCGTCGAGCACGCTGACCACACCTCCGCTCGAATGGAGACCGACCGATGGTTGCCGGCACCCGTGTTCTCGTCTCAGCCCCGAGTGCTAGAACGCCTGCATGACGTACAGGTTCACGGCGCGGATTGCTTGCGGACTCGACGATCCGGACGAAGACGACTGCATGATGGCGGGTCTGGCCGAGTCGAACGGCGGGGAAGGATTCTCCCTCCTGTTCATGTGCGACTTCGACGAGCCCGATACGCAGGAAGTGACCCTGGGCATGGACACGCATTGTCTTGTCACGCCCGACCAGGGCACCGCCTACGGCTGTGTTCGCGAGGTGCAGCTGGACGGCGATGTGCTGCGGGTAACTTTGGACCCTTTGTCGTTGGACGACCTTGGCTTGACCGATCCCGTCGTCGAAGTCTTGCTCCGTGCTCCAGCGGCGGACGTGGCACGCATGCGCGAAGTGCTGCCGCGCATCCTGTCGTACGGGCGCCCAGATGCCCGACCACGACTGATCACGCGGTAGTACAGCAGCGGAGTACAGCAACCACAGCAACCGGTCCAGCCCGGTAGTGCCCTCGAAGAGCACAACCGGTGTGACCACCAACGACCGCTGTAGATAGAGCACAGAAGGTGCCCATGCTCCGTTCCGTGCCCCATCGTGCTGGGAACCACGGCGGCTGGTGGGCACCGCGCAGCACAATGGCCCCTGACCGTTCTACCTGGTCAGGGGCCATTTCATGTGGCGGTGGGTGTGGGATTTGAACCCACGGTGACTCGCGCCACGACGGTTTTCAAGACCGTTCCCTTAGGCCGCTCGGGCAACCCACCTCCGCCCCTGCCCACCAGGGCCGGAGCGGGTACAGACTACCGGCCGCGGCGCCCGTGTGGGGCAATGCTCTGTTCCGGGTCCGTCAGCCCGCCCATTTTTCCCTGACCTTGCTACGACAGGATTCGGCCAGAGACGGTCACCATGGATTCGGCCGGCAATCTGCGGACGACCACCACCGCGAATGCCGCGGGCTGCTGACGCTGGTCGTACACCGGCAACTCCACGGTCGCGTGCGTCACGGCGACCGGCGACTACGTCGCGTTGAAGTACCAGCCGGAGAAACGGACGAGGGTGGGTGCCGGAGTACGGCACCCACCCTCGTCCGCGCTCGCGTCAGTTGTCGCCGCTGCGCTCGCCCAGGGTGATCTGGGTGGTGTGTTCCTTGCCGCCGCGCTCATAGGTCACGGAGACCGAGTCGCCGGGCTTGTGGGTCCAGATTTCGCTGATCAGGGTCGGACCGCTGTCGATCGCACGGTCGCCGAGTCGGGTGATCACATCACCCGACTTCAGCCCCGCCTTGGCCGCCGGGCCGCCGGGGACGACCGCGGGTGTGCCGCCGGCGCCCTGAGTGGCAATGACTGCACCGGAACCCTGGTCCTCCATGGCGACCGTGGCACCGATGACCGGGTAGACCGGCTGTCCGGTCCTGATCAGCTGCTCGGCGACGGTCTTCGCCTGGTTGATGGGGATCGCGAAGCCCAGTCCGATGGAGCCCGACTGCGTCTGGCCCAGACCGCTGCCGGTCGACTGGATGGCGGAGTTGATGCCGATGACGGCGCCGCGCGAGTCCAGCAGCGGACCACCGGAGTTGCCGGGGTTGATGGAGGCGTCGGTCTGCAGGGCGCTCATGTACGAGGACTTGCCGCCGGAGCCGTCGCCCGAGGCCACCGGGCGGTTCTTGGCGCTGATGATGCCGGTGGTGACGGTGTTGGACAGACCGAAGGGCGCGCCGATGGCGATGGTCGAATCGCCCACCGCGACCTGGTCGGAGTTGCCCAGCGGCAGCGGGGTGAGGCCGGCCGGGGCGTTCTTCAGCTTCAGTACGGCCACGTCGTAGCCCTGGGCACGGCCGATCACCTCGGCGTCGTACTTCTTGCCGTCGGCGAAAGTCACGGTGAGTGTGCCGCCGTCCGCCGCAGAGGCCACCACATGGTTGTTGGTGAGGATGTGGCCCTGCTTGTCGTAGACGAAGCCGGTGCCGGTGCCGCCCTCGCCGCCCAAGCCCCCGGCCTGGGCCTCGATGGTGACGACGCTCGGCAGTGCCTTGGCCGCCACCCCGGCGACCGTGTCCGAATCGCGCTTGAGGTCGGTGGGCGTGCCGGAGGCGGAGACGGTGGTGGAGCCGATGGCGCTGTCGGTCCGCTCGGCGGCCCAGTAGCCGATACCGCCGCCGACGCCGCCTGCGAGCAGCGCGGCAACCAGCACGGTGGCGGCCAGGCCGCCCCTGCGCCGGCGACCGGCCGGCGCGGGCACGGCCGCCGCGGCGCCCCAGACAGGGCCGCCGCCGGAACCGCCGTGGGCGGGGTACGCGGGGGGAGCGGGAGGCCAGTCGCCGCCACCGGCGGGCGCGTCCGGGGGCAGGTGTCCCGGAACGGGGCCCGACGGCTGCTCAGCGGCGGGCTCGGGAGAGATTCCGGAGGCGGGCCCCGCCGAGTAAGCGGGCGGAGCGGACGGGGCGGCCGGTGCAGGAGTTGCAGGCGGGGTCGCCGGAACCGCCGGGACCGTAGTGCCCTCGTTCTCGGTGCTCACAGCTCTCTCCTTGGTTCCACATCGGCTGGCGGTATGTACACGTCCACCTTGGCCCACAGCACGTCAGACCACTGTAAGCAGGATCTGTGCGTCCACGCGTGATCCTTTACTTCAAGACAAAGCGGACACCCCTGCCGGGCGGTCTGACACCATGACGCGGTGACCCATGCACGTCGGCACCCGAACCAGCCCCCGATCCAGGTGGTGGCCCATCGTGGGGCCTCCGAGGACGCCCCCGAGCACACCCTGGCCGCGTACAAAAAGGCCATCGAGGACGGCGCCGACGCCCTCGAATGTGATGTCCGCCTCACAGCGGACGGCCACCTCGTCTGCGTGCACGACCGCCGCGTCAACCGCACCTCGAACGGCCGCGGCGCCGTCTCCGCCTTCGAGCTCGCCGATCTTGCCGCCCTCGATTTCGGCTCCTGGAAGGAGGACCCGGTCGAGGCGCCCGACTGGGACCGGGACAGTACGTCCGTACTCACCCTGGAACGGCTGCTGGAACTGGTCGGCGACACCCGTGCGGGCGGCCGCCGTATCGAGCTGGCCGTCGAGACCAAGCACCCCACCCGCTGGGCCGGCCAGGTCGAGGAACGGCTGTTGTCCCTGCTGAGGCGTTTCGGCATGGACTCACCGGCGCCGGACGAGCCCTCCCCGGTGCGGGTCATGAGCTTCTCCGCGCGCTCGCTGCACCGGGTGGCCGCGGCGGCTCCCGGCATCCCCACCGTGTATCTGATGCAATTCCTGTCGCCCCGGCTGCGCGACGGGCGGCTGCCGGCCGGCTCCCGGATCGCGGGCCCGGGCATCCGGATCGTCCGCAGCCATCCCGAGTACGTCGAGCGGCTGCACGACGCGGGCCACCAGGTGCACGTATGGACCGTGAACGAGCCGGAGGACGTCGACCTGTGCGCACGGCTCGGCGTGGAGGCGATCATCACCAACCGCCCCAAGCAGGTCCTGGCCCAGTTGGGACGCCGCTGAAGCACCACCGGCAGGCGGCCCCTCACAGGGAGTGCACCGGCGCGTTCGGTCCGTATTCGATCGTTACGAATGCGTCACTGGTGCACGCCTGGCCGGTTTCCGGTCCAGGCCATGGGGGCATCCACTCCGTGGCGTGGGGCAAAGGAGGTCTCGGGGGTGGCGTTGGTGGTGGCACAGGAGGTGCCCACGTCGTCGAGCATGGCCGTACCCCATGGCCCTGCGGGCGTGGGGCAGGCACGGCATCGGATGCAGGAGCAGTTGCTCGGCAGCGGGGTGCCTGAATCGGTCGTCGACGATGCCGTACTGATCCTTTCCGAACTGCTCAGCAATTCCTGCCGGCACGGCAGACCGCTGGGCCACGCGGACTCCGGCGACGGCGATGTACGCGCCGCCTGGCGCGTCGACGGGGCGGGGCGGCTGACGGTGGAAGTGACGGACGGAGGCGGCCCGACCCGCCCGATTCCGGCCAAGCCCTCGGTGACCGCACGCGGCGGCCGCGGCCTCAACATCATCAAGGCGCTCGCCCAGGACTGGGGCGTACGCGACAGCGCGTCCGGCGAGGTGACGGTGTGGGCCGTCGTCACGCAGGGCCATCGCCGCGAGGATTTCGCCACCCGTCTGGCGGTGCCGGGCTTCGACTTCGCGGACGCGTACGACGACCTGGACTGATCGCGACGGTCAACGGCGGGGCCGACGCCCGACTTGCGACTAGGCTCGCGCCCGACATCGCACCACCGCAGTCGGGAGAGAGCCCACCATGGCCAAGAAACGCCCCCAGGTGAAGGGCAAGCCTCAGCGGACCGAGGGAGCCCCCGCCGCAGGCGCTGATGAGAACGTGCCTGTCGTCGGGGCCCGTGAACCCTGCCCGTGCGGTTCCGGCCGCCGCTACAAGGCCTGCCACGGCCGGACCGCCGCGCACGCAGTGACCGAGCTGGTCCAGCGCCCCTTCGAGGGCCTGACCGGCGAATGCGACTGGATCGCGCTGCGCGAGCTCGTGCCCGCAGCGACCGTCGCGCTCACCCTGAAGGGCGGGCTGCCCGAGGGCGTGCCGTCCGTGACGCTGGCGACCGTGCTGCCGATGGCCTGGCCCGCGCTGCGCCGCGAGGACGGCTCGGTCCTGCTCGGCCTGCAGAACGACACCCCCTCCGGCGACCTCAGCCGAGACCTCGCCGCCACCCTGCAGCAGGCGCTCTCCGCCACGCCCGGCACCCCGGTCACCGGGGCCCGCGCCTCCGCCGGGGCGCCGCGCCTGCAGGACCTGCTCGCCCCCGAGGCGCCCTTCGAGCCGGTCGTGCACTCCGGCTTCGCGTTCTGGGTGCCGGACTCCGAGAACGCCAGCCCCGAGGTCAGCGCCTCCCTGGAGCGCGCCAACGCCGCCGCGATCCCGACGGTCAAGCTGCGTGGCGTCGACGCCGCCTACTGGTGCGAGACCCCGGAGAAGAACCATCTGCGTTGGGTCATGCCGCACCCCGAGGAGCGGCTGCTCGACGCGCTGGCCCGGCTGCACGCGGCGGGTACGTCGTCGCTGGGCGAGGGTACCCGGCTGGTCGGCTCCTTCCGGGCGCACGGCCTGACCGTCCCGGTCTGGGACCTGCCGCACGGCATGGGCGCCGAGGAGTGCGAGAAGCCGGCGGCCGAGTTCGCCGAGCGCCTCGCGGCAGCGCTCACCACGGACGCGCCGCTGACGGCGGAGGAGCGCCGGGCACGCGGCGGGCTCACCAACCGCCAGATCACGCTGAGCTGAGTGACTCCGGTCACAACGCGTGGTAATGGCTGGTAAATCCCGGCCCGAATAACAGAGATCGAATTTGCGAACGGCAGATCTCTTGTTACGGTTCAGTTAGCCCGATCGCTGGTGCATCCCCCGTCGCCAGCGATCGGGCGTCTGCGTTCCCGGGGCAAAGTGCGGGCATTTATCGCACACGAACGATCGGCCAACTCCCCCCGTTCTGCGGCGAGTTGCTTCCGGAGCGCAACAACAGCGGACCGTCGCGGCCGGAGCCGACCGGGGCGAATTCCGAGACCGTCGCGCACGGAAGTCAGTTCCGTACCGATGATGTGGCGGAAGGACGTCCGGCGAGCCGCGCGCCCATTTCCCGGACGGCTCGGCCGAGCTCACACCCGTACGAGTGATTCGACCAGCGCGTCCAGGACCGCTTCCACATCGGGCAGCCAGGGCGCGGCCGAACCGGGGACGAGGTCTCCCCCGCTCGAACGAAGTCGAGAGCTCGGGGAAGGGCCGCGCTCCCAGCGCACCTGTCCGGCCCCCACCTCTGACGGCGGCAACACCAGATAGCCACCCGCGCCGTGGAAGCGCAGCGAGCCCGGCACCCGGTCCTTGGCGTACAGCAGTTCACCGAGCCGTTCCAGGGAGTACGGCGCCACCAGCAGCGACCACCGGGCGGGCGTCGCGACCACCGGGCCGAGCCGCATCCCCGCCCGGTCGAGGGCTGCCAGCGCGCGGGCGCCGGCGATGGCGGGCACGCTCACGGCGCATGGCGCGGCGCCGCCGGTGGCCAGGACGACCGGGGCGGTGGGGCGGTTGGTCCACCACCAGCGCACCATGCGCTCGTCGGTCGTGGCGGCCGGCAGCCCGGGATCGAAGGGGTGCTCACCGGGAACGGTGCACTCGGGGTCGGGGCAGGCGCAGGCCCGGCCACGACCGCTCCGGCCGCCGCTGTCCCGGGCCAGTCCCACACCGGGAAGCACCGGCCATTTCCATGCGGTGGCGCATGTCAGCGCCGCGTCGAGATGGGCAGGCCTCCCGCCCCCCGCCTTCGACGGGGACAACCCGAGCCGGGACAGGAGCCTGCGCCGCCTTCCGAGGATCTCGCGCATGAGCGCTCGTTCCTTTCCGTTGAACGCCGAGGTCCACATCACACCGTGTGTGCATCACTTCACTGCGCGTACACGCTCTGTACAAGCCTGCTGCACGAGTAACCCGTCAGAACCGAGCGAAGGCTGTGCCCATTAAAACCATGGCGAGGGGTGGCGCGCGCATGGCGCTTGCCGGCCCTGTGTGCTACCCCGCCATTCGGGGGTGGAGGCGAGACCGTCAGCGACTGAGACGCCCGGGCCCGCTGCGGGGTTCCGAGGCGGCCTCAACTGCCCCTGGCCGTCACCGATTACGTACCCACCACGCTCGACACGACGCTCCCCCTTGCCTGATCCAGGAGGGGAGGCACTGCCGAACACCCACAGTCGACCGCAAATATCCACCACTTGGGGCATTTTTTGGCCAAGTTGGGTTCCCCGTTGACACCAGGAGTCTCACGAGGACAATGCTGGACATCCCCTCACGTGTGCGTGTACATGTGGATGCATTGGTGGCGGCGCAGAATCACATGGGGGTTTGCGATGCTGTTCAGCACAATCGCCCTGCCTGAAAGACGGCTGCCATGAGCGCCGCGCTCCCGCCGAAAGTGGCCGGAATCGATCCTGGCGTCCCCACCCCCGCGCACACTATTGCGCCCCTCCTCAGCTCCACGCCCGCTCCCGGAGCAGTGATCCAGGACCGGCTCGCCGGCTGGGTCTCCGATCTCACCGCCCTGTACGAGCTCACCGAGCGGCTCGCCCGCACCGGCACCCTCGACGGGGCACTGCGCGAACTGCTGCGGGCCGGTGCCGGCCTCGTCGGAGCCCGCCGCGGCCTCGTCGTCCTCGAACCGGGCGACAGTCTCGGCCCCGGCACCACCATCGGCCTCGGCCTGGACCAATCCGACCTCGGCCACATCGAGACCCTGCCGCGCTCCACCACGTCCTACGGCCGCATCCTGGACGGACTTCCGCCCGTGGGCCCGGACGGCATCGCCCACCCCGACATCCTCGGCGAGCCCGGCCTCGACCCCCGTCATCGCGAGGTGGCCGCCCGCCTCGGCTACGCGGCCAGCTACACGCTGCCGCTCGCCACCGAAGCCGCCGGCCGGCTCGGCGTCGTGGTCTGGCTGTACGACAAACCGGCCGAGCCCGCCGAACGCCGCCGCCACCTGGTCGGCCTCTACTGCCGGTACGCCACGGAGCACGTGGCCCGCCTGCTCGAACTGGAACGCGCCCGCAGGGACGTGGCCACCGTCGCCGAGGAACTGCTGCCCAGCCGGCTGCCCCGGATCCCCGGAGTCCAGCTGGCCGCGCGCCACCGCGCGGGCACCCGCGGCGGCGACTGGTACGACGCCATGTCACTGCCCGAGGGGGCGCTCGGCCTCGCCGTGGGTTCGGTGACCGGCTCGGGCCCGAGCGCCCTGGCCGCGATGGGCCGGCTGCGGGCCTCCTTGCGCGCGTACGCCGTCATGGAGGGCGAGGATCCCGTCGCCGTACTCTCCGACCTCGAACTGCTGCTGCGGCTGACCGAACCCGCCCGCTCGGCCACCGCGCTCTTCGCGTACTGCGAGCCCGCCCACCGCAGGATCGTGCTCGCCGGGGCCGGGCACACCCCGCCGCTGATCATCGGCGACCGGCGCGCGGACTTCGTGGAGACCTCGCTGTCCGCTCCACTGGGGATGCTCGCGTGCTGGGAGGCCCCCTGCGTGGAGGTCTTCCCCGCACCCGGAGAAACGGTATTGCTGTACACGGACGGGCTGCTGCACCGCACCGGCGAACCCACGGACCGCGCCTTCGCGCGGCTCCACGCGGCCGCGGCGAGCGTGCCGAAGGCGCTGCGCGACGACCCCGGCTCGATCGCCGACCATGTGCTGCGGACCGTGCTGCCGCACGGCCTGGACCACGGGGGCGACGGCGAGGACGTGGTGATCCTGGCAGCCCGTTTCGGATGACCAGTCAGTAGCTTTCCGGCCTGTAGTCCCTTACCGGCCACCCGTACGATGTGAAATGGTTCAGCGTCGTACTGAGGAGGCAAGACCGTGGCCGAAGAGCTCACGCCGGAGACCCCGTCGGAGACTGAGGAACAGCCGATCAAGCAGCGGAAGAACGGACTTTACCCGGGCGTGTCCGACGAGCTCGCAGCAAATATGCAGTCCGGCTGGGCCGACACCGAGCTGCACGACCTTCAGCCGATCGCGCAGGCCGAGCACACCGCACGCCGCCGCGCCGCGCTCTCCGCGCGCTTCCCCGGTGAGCGGCTCGTCATCCCCGCGGGCAACCTGAAGACCCGGTCCAACGACACCGAGTACTCCTTCCGCGCCTCCACCGAGTACGTCTACCTGACCGGCGACCAGACCCAGGACGGCGTCCTGGTCCTGGAGCCCAAGGGCGACACGCACGAGGCCACGATCTACCTGCTGCCGCGCTCCGACCGCGAGAACGGCGAGTTCTGGCTGGACGGCCAGGGCGAACTCTGGGTCGGCCGCCGCCACTCCCTCTCCGAGGCCGGACAGCTGCTGGGCCTTCCCGCCCAGGACGTCCGCGAGCTGCCCGCGCAGCTGAAGGAGGCCACCGGGCCGGTCCGCAACGTCCGCGGCCATGACGCCGCCATCGAGGCCGCGCTCACCGACAAGGTCACCGCCGAGCGCGACGAGGAGCTGCGCACCTACCTCTCCGAGGCGCGGCTGGTGAAGGACGAGTTCGAGATCGCCGAGCTGCAGAAGGCCTGCGACTCCACCGCCCGTGGCTTCGAGGACGTCGTGAAGGTCCTCGACAAGGCCGAGGCGACGTCCGAGCGCTACATCGAGGGCACCTTCTTCCTGCGCGCCCGCGTCGAGGGCAACGACGTCGGCTACGGCTCCATCTGCGCCGCCGGCCCGCACGCCACCACCCTGCACTGGGTGCGCAACGACGGCGCGGTCCGCTCCGGCGACCTGCTGCTGCTCGACGCCGGCGTGGAGACCAACGAGCTCTACACCGCCGACGTGACCCGCACGCTGCCGATCAACGGCCGCTTCACCGAGCTCCAGCGCAAGATCTACGACGCGGTGTACGAGGCCCAGGAGGCCGGCATCGCGGCGGTCAAGCCCGGCGCCAAGTACCGCGACTTCCACGACGCCGCCCAGCGCGTGCTCGCCGAGAAGCTCGTCGAGTGGGGCCTGTTCGGCGACCTCGACGTCGAGAAGGTCCTGGAGCTCGGCCTCCAGCGCCGCTGGACGCTGCACGGCACCGGCCACATGCTCGGTCTGGACGTCCACGACTGCGCCGTGGCCCGCACCGAGACGTACGTCGAGGCCACGCTGGAGGCCGGCATGGTCCTCACGGTCGAGCCGGGCCTGTACTTCCAGGCCGACGACCTGACCGTGCCCGAGGAGTACCGCGGCATCGGCGTCCGTATCGAGGACGACATCCTGGTCACCGAGGACGGCAACCGGAACCTGTCGGCCGGCCTGCCGCGGCGGGCCGACGAGGTCGAGTCCTGGATGGCGGGCCTCAAGCAGGCCTGACGACCGCCCCCGCACCCCGTACGAGGGCGCGCCGCTCAGCCCACCCTGAGCAGCGCGTCCTCGCGCCATTTGAGGACCTTGTCGAAACTCACCACCGCGCCCTGCCCC includes these proteins:
- a CDS encoding alpha/beta-hydrolase N-terminal domain-containing protein, which translates into the protein MARDTPGPPVDPSAAAEGPEPPPKPGERRKLLYVTLPGCWGALVLACLSFTPSLLPRGGLLQGLVCGISAAIGYGLGVLAACIWRAFADREPRPPRHWAWPTLFISAVVLFSVSFGFGQGSRPHSRAR
- a CDS encoding CPBP family intramembrane glutamic endopeptidase, translating into MDPEDRAVVASGSARAGHRRRIGTGTAVGITVAVLVVANLADNRWAPLFGPLTATAVSGLLLGVLFRAGGTWADAGLDPATLGRGTRWALALIGLVGAVYLVGALLPFTRDLFADLRYSRLTGGEVALRVLITVPLGTVLLEEVAFRGVLYGLVRRARGVVRATAVSSVLFGLWHVLPSLHLAAVKPALTPVFGHSTFGAALAVVGAVLFTAASGVLFCELRRRSGSLLAPMGLHWAVNALGYVVGFLARTRRRH
- a CDS encoding rubrerythrin family protein codes for the protein MFRHSIRTLLVGLCTLSAASQAAPALALATSAEPHQATHAAARALRPQTLADLTTTMQGEGFAHAAYSLYGTQADREAHPAVGRLFRDTARTELNEHLHQAATLAGVVGTNAANLRQAINGETYEHQVMYRRFADQARRDGDLNAAELFTEIAADEGRHRDAFRAALAVVTTGHGTIPAPPKADVVSVPAGLPKVKAARTKANLDTAMHGEGLAYAKYMLFAARAKQTGNLALARLWEGTAGVELHEHFAGEAVLAGLVRTTRENLRKAVAGERNEATTLYPGFAKRATAAGDPVAARYFRDTAADEARHATAFQQALDRTR
- a CDS encoding Imm10 family immunity protein, which encodes MTYRFTARIACGLDDPDEDDCMMAGLAESNGGEGFSLLFMCDFDEPDTQEVTLGMDTHCLVTPDQGTAYGCVREVQLDGDVLRVTLDPLSLDDLGLTDPVVEVLLRAPAADVARMREVLPRILSYGRPDARPRLITR
- a CDS encoding S1C family serine protease yields the protein MSTENEGTTVPAVPATPPATPAPAAPSAPPAYSAGPASGISPEPAAEQPSGPVPGHLPPDAPAGGGDWPPAPPAYPAHGGSGGGPVWGAAAAVPAPAGRRRRGGLAATVLVAALLAGGVGGGIGYWAAERTDSAIGSTTVSASGTPTDLKRDSDTVAGVAAKALPSVVTIEAQAGGLGGEGGTGTGFVYDKQGHILTNNHVVASAADGGTLTVTFADGKKYDAEVIGRAQGYDVAVLKLKNAPAGLTPLPLGNSDQVAVGDSTIAIGAPFGLSNTVTTGIISAKNRPVASGDGSGGKSSYMSALQTDASINPGNSGGPLLDSRGAVIGINSAIQSTGSGLGQTQSGSIGLGFAIPINQAKTVAEQLIRTGQPVYPVIGATVAMEDQGSGAVIATQGAGGTPAVVPGGPAAKAGLKSGDVITRLGDRAIDSGPTLISEIWTHKPGDSVSVTYERGGKEHTTQITLGERSGDN
- a CDS encoding glycerophosphodiester phosphodiesterase, yielding MTHARRHPNQPPIQVVAHRGASEDAPEHTLAAYKKAIEDGADALECDVRLTADGHLVCVHDRRVNRTSNGRGAVSAFELADLAALDFGSWKEDPVEAPDWDRDSTSVLTLERLLELVGDTRAGGRRIELAVETKHPTRWAGQVEERLLSLLRRFGMDSPAPDEPSPVRVMSFSARSLHRVAAAAPGIPTVYLMQFLSPRLRDGRLPAGSRIAGPGIRIVRSHPEYVERLHDAGHQVHVWTVNEPEDVDLCARLGVEAIITNRPKQVLAQLGRR
- a CDS encoding ATP-binding protein; translation: MRHWCTPGRFPVQAMGASTPWRGAKEVSGVALVVAQEVPTSSSMAVPHGPAGVGQARHRMQEQLLGSGVPESVVDDAVLILSELLSNSCRHGRPLGHADSGDGDVRAAWRVDGAGRLTVEVTDGGGPTRPIPAKPSVTARGGRGLNIIKALAQDWGVRDSASGEVTVWAVVTQGHRREDFATRLAVPGFDFADAYDDLD
- a CDS encoding DUF5926 family protein, with amino-acid sequence MAKKRPQVKGKPQRTEGAPAAGADENVPVVGAREPCPCGSGRRYKACHGRTAAHAVTELVQRPFEGLTGECDWIALRELVPAATVALTLKGGLPEGVPSVTLATVLPMAWPALRREDGSVLLGLQNDTPSGDLSRDLAATLQQALSATPGTPVTGARASAGAPRLQDLLAPEAPFEPVVHSGFAFWVPDSENASPEVSASLERANAAAIPTVKLRGVDAAYWCETPEKNHLRWVMPHPEERLLDALARLHAAGTSSLGEGTRLVGSFRAHGLTVPVWDLPHGMGAEECEKPAAEFAERLAAALTTDAPLTAEERRARGGLTNRQITLS